Proteins found in one Mucilaginibacter gracilis genomic segment:
- the dapF gene encoding diaminopimelate epimerase, translated as MNIKFYKYQGAGNDFVLVDNRKNVVDHQNPALIAQICNRRFGVGGDGMMFLQDKQGYDFEMVYYNADGQPSSMCGNGGRCIVAFAKYLGVIETETEFLAVDGPHYAKISAEGDWVSLQMIDVDTINSDGEAYVLNTGSPHYVLQVDDLKSKDVYHDGRAIRNNATYSEKGININFIEPLNDGYFVRTFERGVEDETFACGTGVTAVALAMAQHHNQTGHVTTPIKVLGGDLNIRFDYDGKRFTNIFLEGPAKLVFEGCLDV; from the coding sequence GTGAATATTAAGTTTTATAAGTACCAGGGAGCCGGCAACGATTTTGTGTTGGTTGATAACCGGAAAAATGTTGTAGATCACCAAAATCCGGCTTTAATTGCTCAAATATGCAACAGGCGCTTTGGCGTTGGCGGCGATGGAATGATGTTTTTGCAAGATAAGCAAGGCTACGATTTTGAGATGGTTTACTATAATGCCGATGGGCAGCCAAGCAGCATGTGCGGCAACGGTGGCCGCTGTATAGTTGCCTTTGCCAAATACCTGGGCGTAATTGAAACCGAAACTGAATTTTTGGCGGTGGACGGCCCACACTATGCCAAAATTTCCGCAGAGGGCGACTGGGTTAGTTTGCAAATGATTGATGTTGACACGATAAACAGCGACGGCGAAGCTTATGTACTAAACACCGGTTCGCCGCATTATGTACTACAGGTAGACGATTTGAAAAGTAAAGATGTTTACCACGACGGGCGCGCCATACGCAACAACGCAACTTACAGCGAAAAAGGTATTAACATCAATTTTATTGAGCCTTTAAACGATGGCTATTTTGTACGAACCTTTGAGCGCGGCGTGGAGGACGAAACCTTTGCCTGTGGTACCGGCGTAACGGCAGTTGCTTTAGCAATGGCGCAACACCATAACCAAACCGGACATGTTACTACCCCCATTAAGGTTTTGGGTGGTGATTTGAATATCCGTTTTGATTACGATGGGAAACGATTTACCAATATATTTTTGGAGGGCCCGGCGAAGTTGGTGTTTGAGGGTTGTTTAGATGTGTGA
- a CDS encoding NAD-dependent epimerase/dehydratase family protein, which yields MNQSSSTKIRVIVTGATGMVGEGVLHECLNHPQVEAVLIVNRKPSGFSHAKLTEVIHNDFFDLTAIEQQLVGYNACYFCLGVSSVGMKEPEYTTVTYDLTLNFAKTLSRLNSDMTFTYVSGAHTDSTEKGSSMWARVKGKTENHLARLPFKQEFNFRPGLMKAAPDAQKTPKLYKYLEWLYPFLHLLFPNSSCLLSEVGQAMINVTLHGFDKNILEVSDIVAVAHN from the coding sequence ATGAACCAAAGCAGCAGTACAAAAATAAGGGTAATAGTAACAGGAGCAACCGGCATGGTTGGCGAAGGTGTTTTGCACGAGTGCCTTAATCATCCTCAGGTTGAAGCGGTATTGATTGTGAACCGCAAACCATCGGGCTTTAGCCACGCCAAACTGACTGAGGTTATTCATAACGATTTTTTTGACCTCACTGCTATTGAACAGCAATTGGTGGGATATAATGCCTGCTATTTTTGTTTAGGTGTTTCGTCGGTAGGGATGAAGGAGCCGGAGTATACCACAGTGACTTACGACCTGACGCTGAACTTTGCAAAAACTCTGAGCCGCCTAAATAGCGATATGACTTTTACTTACGTATCCGGAGCGCATACCGATAGCACCGAAAAAGGCAGCAGTATGTGGGCCCGCGTTAAGGGTAAAACCGAGAACCACCTGGCCAGGCTACCTTTTAAACAGGAGTTTAATTTTAGGCCAGGCTTAATGAAGGCCGCGCCCGATGCCCAAAAAACACCGAAACTTTATAAGTATTTAGAGTGGCTGTATCCTTTTTTACATTTGTTGTTTCCCAACTCATCATGCTTATTATCCGAAGTTGGCCAGGCCATGATTAATGTTACCCTGCATGGCTTTGATAAAAACATTTTAGAGGTGAGTGATATTGTGGCTGTAGCGCATAATTGA
- a CDS encoding DEAD/DEAH box helicase has translation MLRVDSTKPCQIVYSVCKHEYLSYVIEPHIVQLNPNGEFSLTHQRLFSNTVKEFANFIDDTDIKLVKILDELEQGAIIRKYHKKAIRPVEFFSKIFNEQFFDTIRPKIEKRMVEALSLLHNKQVYQMSKEGYPAGKRLQIATEEASVLFHFRRNETEIRYFPTIKYQNMRIEFMFKNAEIISNHPAWMLLDDTLYYFDKDIEGKKLFPFLNKRYIAIPRSSEQSYFEKFVAPLIEKHHVYAEGFTINNEKHEATAVLKPIYIENGTSQIQLYFKYASYVFPFGDGRQVSVRIEKIGDEYTIHRVKRSIGWERGKLKELEDRGLKIVSSLFQNLEVKGGDEEIDHSFSVFEWLNQHHDELTGLNFELEQPEGKKRYVFGNSKIDLEVKEGNDWFDIHAIVHFGPYQIPFMELRNHILNRKKEFILPSGEIAVIPEKWFSQYGNLLAFTENDKSLKLKKHHIGLLNDLDDGTMARVAINRKMQKLTDFEQMDDVDMPVHFTGTLRHYQKAGYNWFHFLKDYNFGGCLADDMGLGKTIQTLALLQKNKEEAEAAGSKATSLIVMPTSLIYNWLNEATKFAPQLKLMVHTGTLRNKLPEHFGNFDVVITTYGITRIDIDVLNNFFFDYIILDESQNIKNPSSKSFRSVKLLKSRFKLILSGTPVENSVNDLWTQMSFINPGLLGSQQFFMNEFVTPIEKKKDEEKARKLQALIKPFVLRRTKEQVATELPPKTENLFYCQMSDDQAEVYEKVKSEYRNELLKSLEDGTFAKSQMQVLQGLIKLRQIANHPSMIDENYEGDSGKFENVTHTLTNVLEAGHKVLIFSQFVKQLTIYRQHMEKENIPYLYLDGSTQNRGEIVKKFQEDEKTRVFLISIKAGGVGLNLTEADYVFILDPWWNPAVEQQAIDRTHRIGQTKNVFIYKFITKDSVEEKILALQQRKLKLSSALITTEESFIKSLSPEDIKEILG, from the coding sequence ATGCTACGTGTAGACAGTACAAAACCTTGCCAAATAGTATATTCGGTGTGTAAGCACGAGTATTTGTCGTACGTTATAGAGCCTCACATCGTACAGCTAAACCCTAACGGCGAGTTTTCGCTCACCCACCAACGTTTATTTTCAAACACGGTAAAAGAGTTTGCAAACTTTATTGACGATACCGATATTAAACTCGTTAAAATTTTAGATGAGCTTGAACAAGGTGCCATCATTCGCAAATACCATAAAAAAGCCATACGCCCGGTTGAGTTTTTTTCTAAAATTTTTAACGAGCAGTTTTTCGACACCATCCGCCCAAAAATTGAAAAGCGTATGGTTGAGGCACTAAGCCTGTTACACAACAAGCAGGTTTACCAAATGAGCAAAGAAGGCTACCCCGCCGGCAAACGCTTGCAGATAGCTACCGAAGAGGCGTCGGTATTATTCCATTTTAGGCGCAACGAAACCGAAATAAGGTATTTCCCTACCATCAAATACCAAAACATGCGCATCGAGTTCATGTTTAAAAATGCCGAAATTATAAGCAACCACCCCGCCTGGATGCTGCTTGATGACACTTTGTATTACTTTGATAAAGATATTGAAGGCAAAAAGCTATTTCCGTTTTTAAACAAACGCTACATCGCTATTCCGCGCTCGTCCGAGCAATCGTACTTCGAAAAATTTGTTGCACCGCTTATAGAAAAACACCACGTTTACGCCGAAGGTTTTACAATAAACAACGAAAAGCACGAAGCTACGGCCGTACTGAAACCCATTTATATAGAAAACGGCACATCGCAAATACAACTTTACTTTAAATATGCCAGTTATGTTTTCCCCTTTGGGGATGGCAGGCAGGTATCTGTACGGATAGAAAAAATTGGCGACGAGTATACCATCCATCGCGTTAAGCGCTCCATTGGCTGGGAAAGAGGCAAACTAAAGGAGCTGGAAGACCGTGGATTAAAAATTGTATCGAGCCTGTTCCAAAACCTGGAGGTAAAGGGTGGCGATGAGGAGATTGACCATTCCTTCTCGGTATTTGAGTGGTTAAACCAACACCACGACGAGCTTACCGGCCTCAACTTTGAGCTTGAACAACCCGAAGGAAAAAAACGCTATGTGTTTGGCAACAGTAAAATAGACCTCGAAGTTAAAGAAGGGAACGATTGGTTTGATATACACGCTATTGTGCATTTTGGGCCCTACCAAATACCTTTTATGGAATTGCGTAACCATATATTAAACCGCAAAAAAGAATTTATTTTACCGTCGGGCGAGATAGCTGTAATACCCGAAAAATGGTTTTCGCAATACGGCAACCTATTGGCTTTTACCGAGAACGACAAAAGTTTAAAGCTAAAAAAACACCACATAGGCCTCTTAAATGATTTGGATGACGGCACTATGGCCAGGGTTGCTATTAACCGCAAAATGCAAAAACTTACCGATTTTGAGCAAATGGACGATGTGGACATGCCGGTGCATTTTACAGGCACCCTTCGCCACTACCAAAAGGCGGGTTACAACTGGTTCCACTTTTTAAAAGATTATAATTTTGGCGGCTGCCTTGCCGACGATATGGGCCTGGGTAAAACCATACAAACGCTGGCCCTGTTACAAAAAAACAAAGAAGAAGCCGAGGCTGCAGGCAGTAAAGCAACATCGCTCATTGTTATGCCAACTTCGTTAATTTACAACTGGCTTAACGAGGCCACCAAGTTTGCGCCGCAACTCAAATTAATGGTACATACGGGCACATTGCGTAATAAACTGCCCGAACATTTTGGCAATTTTGATGTGGTGATAACCACCTATGGCATTACCCGTATTGATATTGATGTGCTGAACAACTTTTTTTTCGATTACATTATTTTAGACGAAAGCCAAAACATCAAAAACCCGTCATCAAAATCGTTCCGCTCGGTTAAGCTGTTAAAATCGCGGTTCAAGCTGATATTAAGCGGTACGCCGGTAGAAAACTCGGTGAATGATTTGTGGACACAAATGTCGTTCATAAACCCTGGCTTGCTTGGCAGTCAGCAGTTTTTTATGAACGAGTTTGTAACGCCCATCGAAAAAAAGAAAGACGAAGAAAAGGCCCGCAAACTACAGGCCCTAATTAAACCTTTTGTATTGCGCCGCACTAAAGAGCAGGTTGCGACTGAACTACCGCCCAAAACCGAAAACCTGTTTTACTGCCAGATGAGCGACGACCAGGCCGAGGTTTATGAAAAAGTAAAATCGGAGTACCGCAACGAGTTATTAAAAAGTTTGGAAGATGGCACCTTTGCAAAATCGCAGATGCAGGTATTGCAGGGCCTTATTAAGCTAAGGCAAATAGCCAACCATCCATCTATGATAGATGAGAATTACGAAGGCGACTCGGGCAAGTTTGAAAATGTTACCCACACCTTAACCAATGTTTTGGAAGCAGGGCATAAGGTGCTGATATTTTCGCAGTTTGTAAAGCAGCTAACCATTTACCGCCAGCACATGGAAAAAGAAAACATTCCATATTTGTACCTGGATGGTAGCACCCAAAACCGTGGCGAGATAGTCAAAAAATTTCAGGAAGACGAAAAGACCCGCGTATTCCTCATCTCGATAAAAGCGGGCGGCGTAGGTTTAAATTTAACTGAAGCCGATTATGTTTTTATTCTGGACCCCTGGTGGAACCCCGCCGTTGAGCAACAGGCTATTGATCGTACACACCGTATAGGCCAAACCAAAAATGTATTCATTTACAAATTCATCACCAAAGATTCGGTAGAGGAGAAGATACTGGCCCTGCAACAACGCAAGCTTAAACTATCAAGCGCGTTAATAACCACCGAAGAAAGTTTTATCAAATCGTTATCGCCGGAGGATATTAAGGAAATTTTGGGTTAG
- the aat gene encoding leucyl/phenylalanyl-tRNA--protein transferase translates to MIFRLDERLLFPNPELAEDDGLLAVGGDLSADRLMLAYQNGIFPWYSDDEPILWFSPHERFVLYPNELKVSKSMGQIIRAKRFDVTFDTCFADVIKACADAERAGQDGTWITNDMQQAYIALHQLGHAHSVEVWQNNELVGGLYGVQIGEVFCGESMFSKVSNASKLALITLSQTGKYRMIDCQVYTDHLSSLGARMISRANYLAILNNEEI, encoded by the coding sequence ATGATATTCAGGCTTGATGAACGCTTGCTTTTCCCCAACCCCGAACTTGCCGAAGATGACGGGCTGCTTGCCGTGGGCGGCGATTTAAGTGCGGATAGGTTAATGCTGGCTTACCAAAATGGGATATTCCCATGGTATAGCGATGACGAGCCTATTTTATGGTTTTCGCCGCACGAGCGCTTTGTGCTTTACCCCAACGAGTTAAAAGTATCAAAAAGTATGGGCCAGATTATCCGCGCAAAGCGGTTTGATGTAACGTTTGATACCTGTTTTGCCGACGTGATTAAAGCCTGCGCCGATGCCGAACGTGCCGGCCAGGATGGCACCTGGATTACCAACGATATGCAGCAGGCTTACATTGCATTACATCAATTAGGCCATGCACACTCGGTAGAGGTTTGGCAAAATAACGAGTTGGTTGGTGGCCTGTACGGCGTACAGATAGGCGAGGTTTTTTGCGGCGAGAGTATGTTTAGCAAAGTAAGTAATGCATCAAAACTGGCTTTGATAACGCTTAGCCAAACCGGTAAATACCGAATGATAGATTGCCAGGTTTACACCGACCACTTATCGTCCCTAGGTGCGAGAATGATAAGCCGGGCCAACTATCTGGCAATATTGAATAATGAGGAAATATAA
- a CDS encoding DUF3857 domain-containing transglutaminase family protein, producing the protein MYNKLLTIAALILLTGQVYSQSKDVPAELYKASTIPDSLKKDANAVVRYSLTDITVKGPGKMVIKEHSVVTVLNEKAEREAAIVLWYDKKFSSVSSAEMIIYDADGKQIKKYRKGDMYDRSASDGISIITDDRMLGTSHTIVSYPVTVEQISETEQNSYVDLNKWLIQSSEKSVQNSIYHFLVNPAIGFRYKNCNTTIAPKKDVVNNMDSYTWEVKNLKAFKLEEEALDWRVLPSVMFAANSFEYGGMPGDISTWAGYGKWQQALNADVCSLTPAREEEIRQMTAGIKTDKEKAKFLYNYMQKNMRYVSVQLGIGGLKPFAATFVDQKKYGDCKALSNYMTALLKAVHIPSYYAIVRAEANREPADPSFPADPFNHIIVCVPFKNDTTWLECTSSTQPFGKLGTFTENRNALLVTEDGGKLVNTPKSTITDNQFKSEAHLFLQPDGGAKATLKIWATGEYRSMYIGLAQQKIDEQKEFLIRNLNIKQPSVFDLKPAGDKEGVDEVNVEMEYDKFCDIMAGDKQFYRPRLFDLWRLTVPVLEKRKSDYYFEHPMGKTCVTTIDLPAGFEVESLPPNASLKFSYGNYDVTYVYDAAKNQIVNTTKFNLNNYVIPAAKYNEMQQYMDNIAKVQNKKLVIRKKA; encoded by the coding sequence ATGTATAATAAATTATTAACTATTGCGGCATTAATCCTGCTTACGGGGCAGGTTTATAGCCAGAGTAAAGATGTGCCTGCCGAGCTTTACAAAGCATCAACCATACCCGATTCGTTAAAAAAGGATGCAAATGCAGTTGTGCGCTATAGCTTAACCGATATTACCGTTAAGGGCCCGGGTAAAATGGTGATAAAAGAGCATTCGGTTGTAACGGTATTAAATGAAAAGGCCGAACGCGAAGCCGCGATTGTGCTATGGTATGATAAAAAGTTTAGCAGTGTAAGCTCTGCCGAAATGATAATATATGATGCTGACGGGAAACAAATAAAAAAATACCGCAAAGGTGATATGTATGACAGATCGGCTTCTGATGGGATATCAATAATTACAGACGACCGTATGCTTGGCACCAGCCATACCATTGTTAGCTACCCGGTAACTGTGGAGCAAATTTCGGAAACCGAACAGAACAGTTATGTTGATCTTAATAAATGGCTTATTCAATCGTCGGAGAAGTCGGTTCAAAATTCAATATATCACTTCCTGGTTAACCCAGCTATTGGTTTCAGGTATAAAAACTGCAATACTACCATCGCACCCAAAAAAGATGTTGTAAATAATATGGATTCGTACACCTGGGAGGTGAAGAACCTAAAGGCGTTTAAACTTGAAGAGGAGGCCTTGGATTGGAGGGTTTTGCCATCAGTAATGTTTGCTGCCAACTCGTTTGAATACGGCGGCATGCCCGGCGATATAAGTACCTGGGCCGGTTACGGCAAATGGCAACAGGCATTAAATGCCGACGTATGCTCGTTAACACCGGCCCGAGAAGAAGAAATAAGGCAGATGACTGCAGGCATAAAAACAGACAAGGAAAAGGCTAAATTTTTGTATAACTATATGCAAAAAAACATGCGCTATGTAAGTGTGCAGTTGGGCATTGGCGGTTTAAAGCCTTTTGCCGCAACGTTTGTAGATCAAAAAAAATACGGCGATTGCAAAGCATTGTCAAATTATATGACGGCTTTGCTTAAAGCAGTTCATATACCGTCGTATTATGCAATAGTGCGAGCGGAGGCAAACCGGGAGCCTGCCGACCCATCGTTCCCGGCCGATCCATTTAATCATATCATAGTTTGTGTGCCATTTAAAAATGATACTACCTGGCTCGAATGCACCAGCAGCACGCAACCCTTTGGCAAGTTGGGCACATTTACCGAAAACAGGAACGCCCTGCTAGTAACCGAAGACGGCGGGAAATTGGTTAATACACCAAAAAGCACCATTACCGATAATCAGTTTAAAAGCGAGGCACATTTGTTTTTACAGCCCGACGGCGGTGCCAAGGCTACGCTTAAAATTTGGGCCACCGGCGAGTACCGCAGTATGTACATTGGTTTGGCGCAGCAAAAAATAGACGAACAAAAAGAGTTTCTGATACGAAATCTTAATATTAAACAACCGTCGGTTTTTGATTTGAAACCAGCTGGTGATAAAGAAGGTGTTGACGAGGTTAATGTTGAAATGGAATACGATAAGTTTTGCGACATTATGGCCGGCGACAAGCAGTTTTACCGCCCCCGTTTGTTTGACTTATGGCGGCTAACCGTGCCCGTTTTAGAAAAACGCAAAAGCGATTACTATTTTGAGCACCCCATGGGCAAAACCTGCGTTACCACTATTGATTTGCCCGCGGGTTTCGAAGTAGAATCGTTACCGCCAAATGCAAGCCTCAAGTTTAGCTATGGTAATTACGATGTAACCTATGTTTACGATGCCGCAAAAAATCAAATTGTTAACACAACAAAATTTAACCTAAACAACTACGTAATACCTGCTGCCAAATACAACGAAATGCAGCAATACATGGATAATATAGCCAAAGTTCAAAATAAAAAACTGGTGATACGCAAGAAGGCTTAA
- a CDS encoding DUF3857 domain-containing protein, with protein sequence MKKVFTSVFCLFFVTHVLAQAPTPATMPFGKVDMADLQLKACEFEKDANAMVLFDKGDVYFDQDFNIVMERHKRIKIFNDKGKDEGNIRIEFYGGNRAENITDVQVETINENNGKPEITKLERKLIYTENVDQFRQAIVFAFPNVKAGSIIEYKYRFQDVASYSLPDWFFQGNIPCRYSEISTETPDLFVYKTQTHILQPFVKNISGSDSKTIGMGAQAFTYNTDKRTRGLANIPSLTDEPYMRSRADNLQRIYYQLTSIRPVGGFVRSFIDTWEKAGNSLIENDNFGGQLKRKLKDEELIISKAKAFKTDDEKIAFVFKQVKDRMKWNDADYRYTVDGTVKAWEKQTGNATEINLALCHLLKQTGVKVYPMVVSTRQNGQVSGAYPSLFQFNRAVVYIPVDSTKHYVLDASGKYNVYNETPYELLNSFGLYIDKEEKKYDLLFIDHDIAAREVVQIVASVLPDGKLDGTAEINSYSYHKLSNVEKYKKDGEEKYKKFLKNGDNNLEIASLKLENMDIDTLPLCQKIGFKLALPASDENYIYINPNLFSPLKTNPFLSENRATDIDFGCRNNYVITGSYKIPAGFKADALPKNVSMTMPDKSITFRRFIGEEDGMIKVSYIVNYKKTVYYNVEYPEFREFYKKMNDMLNEQIVLKKG encoded by the coding sequence ATGAAAAAAGTATTTACCTCTGTTTTCTGTTTATTTTTTGTTACCCATGTACTGGCGCAGGCCCCCACACCAGCAACGATGCCTTTTGGCAAGGTTGATATGGCCGACCTACAGCTTAAAGCCTGCGAATTTGAAAAGGATGCCAATGCAATGGTGCTTTTTGATAAAGGTGATGTGTACTTTGATCAGGATTTTAATATTGTGATGGAGCGCCACAAGCGCATTAAAATATTTAACGATAAGGGTAAAGACGAAGGAAACATCCGTATAGAGTTTTATGGCGGAAACCGCGCCGAAAACATAACCGATGTGCAGGTTGAAACCATTAACGAAAACAATGGTAAACCCGAAATAACCAAACTGGAAAGGAAATTGATATATACAGAAAACGTTGACCAGTTTAGGCAGGCCATTGTTTTTGCTTTTCCAAATGTAAAGGCCGGTTCTATTATCGAATACAAATACCGGTTTCAAGATGTTGCTAGTTATTCACTACCAGATTGGTTTTTTCAGGGTAACATACCATGCCGCTACAGCGAGATAAGTACCGAAACCCCCGATTTATTTGTGTATAAAACTCAAACACATATTTTACAGCCATTTGTGAAAAACATTAGCGGGTCCGATTCTAAAACAATTGGCATGGGCGCACAAGCCTTTACATATAATACAGATAAACGCACCCGGGGACTTGCTAATATTCCGTCGTTAACCGACGAGCCTTATATGAGGTCGAGGGCTGATAACTTGCAACGCATCTATTACCAGCTAACATCTATTAGGCCGGTTGGCGGTTTTGTGCGCTCGTTTATCGACACCTGGGAGAAGGCCGGCAACAGCCTTATTGAAAATGACAATTTTGGCGGACAACTAAAGCGAAAATTAAAAGATGAGGAATTAATTATAAGCAAGGCTAAAGCATTTAAAACCGACGACGAAAAAATAGCCTTTGTTTTTAAACAGGTTAAGGATAGAATGAAGTGGAACGATGCCGACTACAGATACACTGTAGACGGCACAGTTAAAGCCTGGGAAAAGCAAACCGGCAACGCAACCGAAATTAACCTGGCACTATGCCACTTGCTTAAACAAACTGGCGTTAAGGTATATCCAATGGTGGTTAGTACGCGCCAAAATGGCCAGGTATCGGGTGCATACCCCTCATTATTTCAATTTAACCGCGCCGTGGTTTATATCCCGGTTGATAGTACCAAACATTATGTTTTAGATGCATCCGGCAAATACAACGTTTATAACGAAACACCTTACGAATTGCTTAACTCGTTTGGCTTGTATATTGACAAGGAGGAAAAGAAATATGATCTGTTATTTATAGACCACGACATAGCTGCAAGGGAGGTGGTACAAATAGTAGCAAGTGTTTTGCCCGATGGAAAATTAGACGGAACGGCAGAAATAAACAGTTACAGCTATCATAAATTGAGCAATGTTGAGAAATATAAAAAAGATGGAGAGGAGAAGTACAAAAAGTTTTTGAAAAACGGTGATAATAACCTGGAAATAGCTTCTCTAAAGTTGGAGAATATGGATATCGACACCTTGCCTCTGTGCCAAAAAATAGGCTTCAAACTCGCACTCCCCGCTTCCGACGAAAATTATATCTACATTAATCCTAACTTATTTAGTCCGTTAAAAACAAACCCATTTTTAAGTGAAAACCGTGCCACCGATATTGACTTTGGTTGCCGTAATAATTATGTAATTACAGGCAGCTATAAAATACCTGCAGGTTTTAAGGCCGACGCGCTGCCGAAAAATGTGAGTATGACAATGCCTGATAAAAGCATAACCTTTAGGCGCTTTATTGGTGAAGAGGACGGTATGATTAAAGTAAGCTACATAGTAAACTATAAAAAAACGGTTTATTATAATGTTGAATACCCCGAATTTCGCGAATTTTATAAAAAAATGAACGATATGCTGAATGAGCAAATTGTATTAAAAAAAGGATAA
- a CDS encoding menaquinone biosynthesis family protein yields the protein MKLSLGFSPCPNDTFIFDALIHHKIDTEGLDFEVFFDDVETLNQKAMNGVLDITKLSYHAFAYVTDKYVLLDSGSALGFGVGPMLITKQQDIPYLISNISNLKIGIPGKFTTANFLLGLAFPEAKNKVEMVFSAIEDALLNDEIDIGLIIHENRFTYEDKGLHKVIDLGDYWEKQTGCAIPLGGIVINRNLPPDVQLKVNRIIKRSVEFAFANPKSGLEFIRSHSQEMSEAVMYKHIDLYVNKYSVELGIEGRKAIQLLFDKALANGIIPPITQNLFLTA from the coding sequence ATGAAACTTTCCCTCGGCTTTTCTCCCTGCCCTAACGATACCTTTATTTTTGATGCCCTTATTCACCATAAAATTGATACCGAGGGCTTAGATTTTGAAGTGTTTTTTGATGATGTAGAAACACTTAACCAAAAGGCAATGAATGGCGTGCTTGATATTACCAAATTAAGTTACCACGCATTTGCCTACGTTACCGATAAATATGTTCTGCTCGATTCGGGCAGTGCGCTTGGGTTTGGCGTAGGGCCCATGCTCATTACCAAACAGCAGGATATTCCTTATTTAATATCTAATATTTCAAACCTTAAAATAGGCATTCCCGGTAAGTTCACCACCGCTAATTTTTTACTTGGCCTGGCATTTCCGGAAGCTAAAAATAAGGTGGAAATGGTGTTTTCGGCAATTGAAGATGCATTACTGAATGATGAGATAGATATTGGTTTAATTATTCACGAAAACCGCTTTACCTATGAGGATAAAGGCTTACATAAAGTTATTGACCTGGGCGATTATTGGGAAAAGCAAACCGGTTGCGCCATTCCGCTGGGTGGTATTGTAATTAACCGCAATTTGCCACCGGATGTACAGCTAAAAGTTAACCGTATTATAAAACGATCGGTTGAGTTTGCTTTTGCCAATCCAAAATCGGGTTTGGAGTTTATCCGTTCGCACTCGCAGGAAATGAGCGAGGCGGTGATGTACAAACACATAGACTTGTATGTAAACAAGTACTCGGTTGAGTTGGGTATCGAAGGGCGCAAAGCCATCCAACTATTGTTTGATAAGGCTTTGGCCAATGGTATTATACCGCCAATAACACAAAACCTGTTTTTAACGGCATAA
- the mqnB gene encoding futalosine hydrolase, producing the protein MMKILIVAATEPEIEPLLAHFNIKRPFDVLITGVGMVATAYALGNYFTLNQQHLVINLGIAGSFDRGIALGEVVEIVSDNLSELGAEDGDAFIAIKNLGFGESQYYTTASLGNYLTNAALKKTTAITVNTAHGNEASIQKVMEQAAPQMESMEGAAFFYACQKAGVAGLQIRAVSNYVEKRNRDNWKIGLAIKNLNNFAIELISSITKV; encoded by the coding sequence ATGATGAAAATTTTAATTGTTGCCGCTACCGAGCCCGAAATAGAGCCCCTACTGGCCCATTTTAATATAAAAAGACCGTTTGATGTATTAATTACAGGCGTAGGTATGGTTGCAACAGCCTATGCGCTGGGCAATTATTTTACGCTAAACCAACAACATTTGGTAATTAATTTAGGTATAGCAGGCAGTTTTGACCGCGGCATTGCCTTAGGCGAGGTGGTTGAAATTGTTAGCGACAACCTATCGGAACTTGGTGCCGAGGATGGCGATGCGTTTATTGCTATCAAAAATCTGGGTTTCGGCGAAAGCCAGTATTACACTACGGCCAGTCTGGGTAATTATTTAACCAATGCCGCACTAAAAAAAACCACAGCCATAACGGTTAATACCGCTCATGGTAACGAAGCATCTATCCAAAAAGTGATGGAGCAGGCAGCCCCGCAAATGGAGAGTATGGAAGGCGCGGCATTTTTTTATGCCTGCCAAAAGGCAGGTGTGGCGGGCTTACAAATCAGAGCCGTGTCAAATTATGTTGAAAAGCGTAACCGCGATAACTGGAAGATAGGGCTGGCTATAAAAAATCTGAATAACTTTGCCATTGAGCTCATCAGCTCAATTACTAAGGTTTAA